In the Clostridium sp. 'White wine YQ' genome, GGGTACTTATTTAAAATATTATCTATCCCGAGACTTCTAGCTACTTCCCTAAGTCTATTTTCTATTTCCTTTAAATTAACCTTTGAAAGTGCAAGTGGAAGGACTATATTCTCCTTTACTGTTAAGGTATCTAAAAGATTAAAATCCTGAAATATAAATCCTAACTTATTTCTTCTAAATACAGATAGCTTCTCTTCATTCATCTTAACTATATCTTCTCCACCAATAGTAACCATTCCGCTGCTTGGTTTATCAATAGTAGATATAATATTTAAAAGTGTTGTTTTACCTGCACCAGAAGGCCCCATGATACCTACGAATTCACCTTCTTTGATATTTAGATCTATATCATGAAGTGCAGTGTATACATTGCCCCTTGATCCATAAACTTTTTTTAAGCTTTTAGCTGTTAAAACATCATTCATATCTATTCTCCTTTATATCTTGTTTCGAACTACAATATTATTGTACAAAGTATAGCATATTCAATCCATTTCTCTTCCTTACAAAACAATATTTTAACCTTACAATATTGTCACATATGAATATCCTTTACGAAAACTAGATTAATTGTAGTTGGATATTCAAGGCGATTGTAAAAAAGTTTAGTCATTCTTTTTCGTGGGCCCCTCGCAGCCACTACGTGGGGTGTAACGAAATTATAGAATGACTTTTTTTTACAGCACCTATTAAAATTATTAACAAAAAAAGTGGCAACGCCACTTTTCTAATCCTCTGAAACCTCATAATAGTCTATAAGTTTGGGAAACACAATTGTAACCCTAGTATACTCTCCATACTTTGATTCAATAGTTATATCATGCCCTAGCTTTCTTGCAAGCTTTTTAGAGAGGTATAGACCCATTCCCGTAGATTTGTAGTTCTCTCTTCCATTATACCCCGTAAAGCCTTTATCAAAGACTCTATGAAGGTCTTCTTCCTTTATTCCAATACCATTATCATCTATAACTAATTTTTGAGCCTTCTCTTCTACCATTCCATATACCTTAATCCTTCCACCCATGGAAGTATACTTTAGGGAATTAGCTAGGATTTGATCTACAATAAATGCTAGCCACTTTTTATCTGTTGTAACTATTAGTTCTGTATTTTCTATCTCTATATTTATTTTCTTATTAATAAAGGTTTTTGCCTGTTTTTTAACCCCTTCTTTAACTAATCTATCTAGTTCAAGCTCATTTATAAGATAATCTTTAGAGAAATCATCTATTTTTGAGTAGTACAGTGCCTGCTCAATATAATTTTCAATTTTATCTATTTCCTCTTCAAGACTATATAAAATTTCTTTACTTGGATTTTTAGCATTGTTTTCAATTAATAATCTGCTTGCAGATATAGGAGTCTTAACTTGATGCACCCAAGAAGTTATAAACTCT is a window encoding:
- a CDS encoding ABC transporter ATP-binding protein; translation: MNDVLTAKSLKKVYGSRGNVYTALHDIDLNIKEGEFVGIMGPSGAGKTTLLNIISTIDKPSSGMVTIGGEDIVKMNEEKLSVFRRNKLGFIFQDFNLLDTLTVKENIVLPLALSKVNLKEIENRLREVARSLGIDNILNKYPYEISGGQKQRTAAARAIINKPALILADEPTGALDSKSSTELLQALSDLNENNKATIMMVTHDAFAASYCKRIIFIKDGLLFTEIARGGSRKEFFQKILDVLKTLGGGLTDM
- a CDS encoding sensor histidine kinase, with protein sequence MKFTKYLADRKFTLLFYALLMLFISLVIFLDGSKKVNVENVLYINLVSLTFFIIYLIAGYLRLRDYYKNLNNIVENNSDEIMDRLMAPKTHEQILHHEVLKALFNEQSSKILSLQEHKKDYEEFITSWVHQVKTPISASRLLIENNAKNPSKEILYSLEEEIDKIENYIEQALYYSKIDDFSKDYLINELELDRLVKEGVKKQAKTFINKKINIEIENTELIVTTDKKWLAFIVDQILANSLKYTSMGGRIKVYGMVEEKAQKLVIDDNGIGIKEEDLHRVFDKGFTGYNGRENYKSTGMGLYLSKKLARKLGHDITIESKYGEYTRVTIVFPKLIDYYEVSED